Proteins co-encoded in one Coxiella burnetii genomic window:
- a CDS encoding DUF3330 domain-containing protein, whose protein sequence is MMAKMGKKQISGHKTVSCDQCNTQISLLTALTAEGADYVKHFCGKACYNAWLAEHTK, encoded by the coding sequence TTGATGGCAAAAATGGGAAAAAAACAAATTTCTGGCCACAAAACCGTTTCTTGTGATCAATGTAATACGCAAATTTCACTTTTGACTGCTCTGACTGCAGAAGGCGCTGATTACGTCAAACATTTTTGTGGGAAAGCCTGCTATAACGCTTGGTTAGCTGAACATACTAAATAA
- a CDS encoding SDR family oxidoreductase, with protein sequence MKRILITGANRGIGLELVKQYLAAGWHVDGCYRDKKASNSLFELAAEKKQSLTLHELDVLDEKAIQALGEHLKNQPIDILFNNAGVSAKNLREFGSIHDTENACEVFKINTIAPLLMVQALLESVEKSEKKLIINMSSEMGSIAQNVNGNYYVYRASKSALNAITKSLAIDLKRRGITVISMNPGWVRTDMGGEQAPLDVISSVRGMREVIERVDIKSTGGFLGYDGGEMPW encoded by the coding sequence ATGAAAAGGATTTTGATTACCGGCGCTAATCGTGGCATTGGGCTTGAGCTTGTGAAACAGTATCTTGCAGCAGGTTGGCACGTTGACGGTTGTTACAGGGATAAAAAAGCTTCTAATTCACTTTTTGAATTGGCAGCAGAAAAAAAGCAATCGCTTACGCTGCACGAGTTGGATGTATTAGATGAAAAAGCAATACAAGCATTAGGCGAGCACTTGAAAAATCAGCCAATCGATATTCTGTTTAATAATGCGGGCGTTAGTGCTAAAAATTTACGTGAGTTCGGATCTATTCATGACACTGAGAACGCTTGTGAGGTATTTAAAATAAATACCATCGCGCCACTCTTGATGGTGCAAGCGCTGCTAGAATCAGTCGAAAAATCAGAAAAAAAATTAATCATTAATATGAGTAGCGAGATGGGTAGTATTGCGCAGAATGTCAACGGCAATTATTATGTTTACCGTGCTAGTAAAAGCGCGTTGAATGCGATAACAAAATCTTTGGCCATCGATTTGAAGCGAAGAGGTATTACGGTGATTTCCATGAATCCGGGTTGGGTGAGAACGGATATGGGTGGTGAGCAAGCACCGTTGGATGTGATTAGTTCCGTGAGGGGAATGAGGGAAGTCATTGAGCGGGTTGATATAAAATCGACTGGCGGATTTTTAGGATACGACGGTGGAGAGATGCCCTGGTAA
- the bcp gene encoding thioredoxin-dependent thiol peroxidase — translation MSIEVGQKAPIFTLPTDEGEMLSLDDLKGKKVILYFYPKDDTPGCTKEACGFRDVWSQLSKAGVVVLGISKDSVKAHQSFKQKYNLPFTLLSDKDNTVCEQYGVMVDKNRFGKKYKGIERTTFLIDEEGVISAVWPKVKVDGHVAEVVGRL, via the coding sequence ATGTCCATTGAAGTCGGCCAGAAGGCGCCTATTTTTACACTGCCTACGGATGAAGGCGAAATGCTCTCGCTGGATGATTTAAAAGGGAAAAAGGTTATTTTGTATTTTTATCCTAAAGACGATACGCCAGGGTGTACCAAAGAAGCGTGTGGGTTTCGCGATGTTTGGTCGCAATTATCAAAGGCCGGCGTCGTTGTTTTAGGTATTTCAAAAGACAGCGTTAAAGCACATCAATCATTCAAACAGAAATATAATTTGCCATTTACGCTGCTATCCGATAAAGACAATACTGTTTGCGAACAATACGGTGTGATGGTTGATAAAAATCGATTTGGCAAGAAGTACAAAGGTATTGAACGCACGACTTTTCTTATTGATGAAGAAGGGGTGATTTCGGCTGTTTGGCCGAAGGTTAAGGTGGACGGTCACGTTGCTGAAGTCGTAGGAAGACTGTAA
- a CDS encoding Bcr/CflA family efflux MFS transporter has product MSFLSFKLVDPQISESQRYWYAAIALFIVPLSGLSIDIFVPSLPVISHYFGATKSLAQLSITMYMLGMGVMQLFSGSISDSFGRKKPFLIAMLINIVVTLLIPLSHTIYELLFLRLMQGILVAILIVPIRAIFADLFSGVEFHKMTTYSTVIWSIGPVVAPAIGGYLQHYFGWQSNFYFIGVYNIIAFLLILFFMPETSRYRHPFQTASLLQRYKEILSHSEYIRMLIVNCALYSIVILFSIVGSFLIQKVLHYSPVDFGHMAFLTGLAWFFGAMTNRAFIHAPYNLKVKIGLWSLLIVSLISIFAASILPLTIYAVMIPTFILIYLGGTVFPNNFAKALSLFPKINGSANSLFGAFIFLLPGLSSALGTLLKTNSVIPLLTSYLGLIAFSLIIFYARPVGVTVRKRML; this is encoded by the coding sequence ATGAGTTTTCTTTCCTTTAAGTTGGTTGATCCGCAAATATCAGAGTCTCAACGCTATTGGTATGCGGCTATCGCTTTATTTATTGTTCCCCTTTCTGGGTTAAGCATCGATATTTTTGTACCTTCGCTGCCGGTCATTTCGCATTATTTTGGAGCCACTAAATCATTAGCCCAGTTGAGCATTACCATGTATATGCTTGGTATGGGTGTGATGCAATTATTTTCGGGCTCTATTTCCGATAGTTTCGGTCGTAAAAAACCATTTCTTATTGCGATGCTAATAAATATCGTTGTCACTTTATTAATTCCATTGTCGCATACTATTTATGAACTTCTTTTTTTGAGATTAATGCAGGGGATTTTGGTAGCCATTTTAATTGTTCCTATTCGGGCTATTTTTGCTGATTTATTTAGTGGCGTTGAATTTCATAAAATGACGACGTATTCCACGGTGATTTGGTCCATCGGCCCCGTTGTCGCACCTGCTATTGGGGGCTATTTACAGCATTATTTTGGATGGCAATCGAATTTTTATTTTATTGGAGTCTATAATATAATTGCGTTTCTTTTAATTCTCTTTTTTATGCCCGAGACAAGTCGATACCGTCACCCTTTTCAAACTGCGTCACTTTTACAGCGCTATAAGGAAATACTCTCGCATTCAGAATATATTCGAATGCTCATCGTCAACTGCGCTTTGTATTCTATTGTTATTCTTTTTTCCATAGTGGGCTCTTTTTTAATTCAAAAAGTATTGCATTATTCGCCGGTAGATTTCGGACACATGGCATTTTTAACTGGTTTGGCATGGTTTTTTGGTGCAATGACAAACCGGGCTTTTATTCATGCTCCTTACAATCTTAAAGTAAAAATTGGTTTATGGAGTTTACTAATTGTATCATTAATATCCATTTTTGCGGCATCGATTTTGCCTCTTACTATTTACGCGGTCATGATTCCTACTTTTATTTTAATTTATCTTGGAGGCACCGTGTTCCCTAATAATTTTGCAAAAGCATTGTCCTTATTTCCAAAAATTAATGGTAGTGCTAACTCGCTCTTTGGTGCCTTTATTTTCCTATTGCCTGGCTTAAGTTCGGCACTAGGGACGTTGTTGAAAACAAACAGCGTGATTCCTTTATTAACGAGCTATCTAGGATTAATCGCTTTTAGTCTGATTATTTTTTATGCCCGCCCGGTAGGTGTGACCGTCCGTAAACGCATGCTATAA
- a CDS encoding helix-turn-helix domain-containing protein: MSFFAERLKRLRQERQMSMQALADAAGVSKSMICKIESTEVQPTLDVAGKLAVALGKTLSEMFHSPQTPSVIQLTTEEQAIWIDAQNIKRRNISPILEGSKVEWLFVEFPPGASLTKPLTPYTPETEKYILITKGVLEVKINKTIYSLKKGDSLYYDGKCASELLNPSQKVTEYYVLIVRTTN; encoded by the coding sequence ATGTCTTTTTTTGCAGAACGTTTAAAACGCTTGCGTCAAGAGCGCCAAATGAGCATGCAAGCCCTGGCTGACGCGGCCGGCGTCAGTAAGTCCATGATTTGTAAGATCGAATCCACCGAAGTGCAGCCAACTTTGGACGTGGCGGGCAAATTAGCCGTTGCTCTTGGAAAGACTTTATCCGAAATGTTCCACTCGCCTCAAACCCCCTCCGTAATCCAATTGACGACCGAAGAACAAGCGATATGGATAGATGCGCAGAACATCAAGCGTCGCAACATCTCCCCCATCCTTGAGGGCTCAAAAGTTGAGTGGCTATTCGTTGAATTTCCTCCCGGTGCCAGCCTAACAAAACCCCTCACCCCCTATACACCCGAAACCGAAAAATATATATTGATAACCAAAGGTGTCCTTGAAGTTAAAATCAACAAAACGATTTATTCTTTGAAAAAAGGCGATAGTTTGTATTACGACGGCAAATGCGCAAGTGAGCTTCTTAATCCAAGCCAAAAAGTGACAGAATATTATGTTCTAATTGTTAGGACTACTAATTGA
- the otsB gene encoding trehalose-phosphatase, with translation MALRAAIFDMDGVVTDTTKLHFKAWQNMFNAFLKRYAQSQAFFTSDDYLYYLDGKPRFEGIKSFLNSRGLELPLGTPEDNHDKNTIYGLGNWKNAIFNDLVDHDGVDIFSSTIELIKKLCEQGIKTAIVSSSKNCVKLLERAQLNDLFAARVDGNVLQKLGLNGKPHPDMFLEAAARLQTSPLDCVIFEDALSGVQAGARGYFGLVVGIARQPDMRGPLKQMGADWVVDDLDAVTVNQLVEKMPDSLPNALECLPCIAEQSAYKKMVVFLDYDGTLTPIVDKPEKAILSDEMKAVLIKLSQKASVVVLSGRQLSNLQELIGLESLFYAGNHGFEIFNPLSNDTIVIATEYKETISNAYNLLQQLLQDVQGVIIEHKALSLSIHYRLVKAEDVPIIEENLDKVLELHPQLKKHHGKKVFELRPHIDWDKGKALLHILEILSHHYAHIYPIFIGDDVTDEDAFMAIEDCGVGILVSKEQRRTRAAMVLEDPKQVEQFLEALTHLA, from the coding sequence ATGGCTCTGCGAGCGGCCATATTTGATATGGATGGCGTCGTGACCGATACCACGAAACTCCATTTCAAGGCATGGCAAAATATGTTCAATGCTTTTTTAAAGCGTTATGCTCAATCGCAGGCCTTTTTTACTTCTGACGATTATTTATATTATCTCGACGGAAAACCACGCTTCGAGGGAATTAAAAGTTTTTTAAATTCTCGGGGATTGGAGCTCCCCCTAGGAACTCCTGAAGATAACCATGATAAAAATACGATTTACGGCTTGGGAAATTGGAAAAACGCTATTTTTAATGACTTGGTTGACCACGATGGGGTCGATATCTTTTCTTCGACCATCGAACTCATAAAAAAGCTTTGCGAGCAGGGTATAAAAACAGCTATCGTTTCCTCTAGTAAAAATTGTGTAAAGTTACTTGAACGTGCTCAGCTTAACGATTTATTTGCTGCTCGTGTCGATGGCAATGTGCTCCAGAAATTGGGATTGAATGGCAAACCTCATCCGGATATGTTTTTAGAAGCCGCGGCTCGGTTGCAAACCTCACCTTTAGACTGTGTGATATTCGAAGACGCGCTTTCTGGTGTGCAAGCAGGAGCGCGGGGTTATTTTGGGCTGGTTGTCGGTATCGCTCGCCAACCGGATATGCGCGGGCCATTAAAACAAATGGGTGCTGATTGGGTGGTCGATGATTTGGACGCTGTTACTGTGAATCAATTAGTCGAAAAAATGCCGGATTCTCTGCCGAACGCATTGGAATGTTTGCCCTGCATTGCTGAACAATCTGCCTACAAAAAGATGGTCGTGTTTTTGGATTATGATGGTACTTTAACGCCCATCGTTGACAAACCTGAGAAGGCTATTCTGTCGGACGAAATGAAGGCAGTTCTAATTAAGCTTAGCCAGAAAGCATCCGTTGTTGTTCTTAGTGGTCGGCAGCTATCCAATTTACAGGAATTAATTGGATTAGAATCCTTATTTTATGCGGGGAATCACGGTTTTGAAATTTTTAATCCGCTTTCAAACGATACAATTGTTATTGCCACAGAATATAAAGAAACTATATCGAATGCTTATAATTTATTACAGCAATTGCTGCAAGACGTTCAGGGTGTCATTATTGAGCATAAAGCCTTATCCTTATCAATCCATTATCGTTTAGTAAAAGCCGAAGATGTGCCTATCATTGAAGAAAACCTCGATAAAGTTTTGGAGCTGCACCCGCAATTAAAAAAGCATCACGGAAAGAAAGTTTTTGAATTGCGTCCCCACATAGATTGGGATAAAGGCAAGGCTTTACTACACATTTTAGAAATCCTTAGTCATCATTACGCACATATTTATCCCATTTTTATCGGCGACGACGTGACGGATGAAGATGCATTTATGGCTATTGAGGATTGCGGAGTCGGTATCTTAGTTTCTAAGGAACAGCGACGAACGCGTGCGGCGATGGTGTTAGAAGACCCAAAACAAGTAGAACAGTTTTTGGAAGCATTAACTCATTTAGCTTAA